The DNA window GCATTCGGCGAGCTGGAGATCAGCCCCGATGGGGGAGAGGTACGCCGCGCCGGCCAGCCCGTACCGGTCACGCGCACCGAGTTCCGGCTGCTGTGCGAGCTGGCCGAACACGCCGGCCGGGTGCTGTCCCGCCAGCAGCTGCTGCAACGGGTCTGGGGCTACGACAGCGGTGACGAGAGGCTGGTCGACGTGCATGTCGGCCGGCTGCGGCAGAAGATCGAGTCGGACCCGGCGACCCCCCGGCACCTGGTCACGCTGCGGGGCCTGGGCTACAAGCTGCAGCGATGAGACGCCTCGGACTGCGCACCCGGGTCACCGCCGCGTTCGCCATCGGAGCGCTCCTGCTCGCCGCGTCGATGGCCCTGGTGTCGTACGAGCTGACCCGTCGCTCCCTCATGGACGAGCGGGAACGCACCGCCCTGCGCGCCGCCTACTTCGACGCCGCCGTCGTCCGTGCCGGGCTGGACACCGATACCCCCGACGTGGTGGAGGTGCTTCGGTCGCTGGACACGGGCGGCAGCCGGCGGCCCGTGCTGCATCTGGACGGCGAGTGGTACGCCCGGACCGCCGACCCCGGCACCACCACCGCCATACCCACCGCCCTGCGACGGGCCGTCGCCTCCGGGGAGCCGGCGGTGCAGCGCGTACGCGTCGACGGTCAACCCGCCCTGGTGGTCGGGGTGCCCCTGTCCGCGACGGCGACGTACTTCGAGGTCAACTCTCTGCGCGAGCTGGAGCAGACGTTCCAGGTCCTGTCACTCGCGTTGACCACCGTCGCGATCATGGTCGCCGGATCCGGCGCGGCCCTCGGCTGGTACGCGACCCGGCACGGGCTGCGCCCCTTGACGGCCGTCGCCGACGCCGCCGAGAAGATCGCCGCCGGCGACTTCACCGCCCGCCTCGACCCGGCCACCGACCCCGACCTGACGCGTCTGTCCTCCTCGTTCAACCAGATGGTCGACCAGCTCGCCCATCGCATCGAGCGGGACCGCCGCTTCGCCGCCGACGTCAGTCACGAACTGCGCTCACCTCTGCAGACCCTCGCCGCGGCGGCCAGCGTCCTGGCGCGTCGCCGGGAGCACCAGGACGAACGAACCGCCATCGCCGCCGGGCTCGTCGCCGACGAGATCAACCGGTTCCAACGGCTCGTCAACGACCTGATCGACCTGGCTCGGAGCGACCAGCCAGCCCATCGGGGCCCCGTGGACGTGGTGGGGCTGGCCCGGGATGCCTGCCGTGCTCTCGACCTGCCGGCCTCGCTCGTCCACCTCGCGGCGGACGCACCGGCGACGTGGCGGGTCGAGCGGCGGCGTATCGCGCAGATCCTGGCCAACCTGCTCGACAACGCCGTGACCTACGGGGGCGGCCCCGCGAGCGTCCGGTTGAGCCGCGACGGTGACGTCGGCGTCATCGAGGTCGAGGACGACGGCCCGGGTGTGTCCATCGAGGACCGGGAGGCGATTTTCGACCGCTTCGTCCGGGGGCGAGCCGCCCACACGCGCGGCGCCGGCGACGGCACCGGTCTCGGACTCGCGCTGGTCGCCCAGCACGCGGCGGCGCACCGCGGGCACGCCACCGTCACCGACCGCCCCGGCGGAGGCGCCCGCTTCCGCGTCACCCTGCCGGAGAGCCTGCCATGAACCACCGCCACGTCGCCCCACTGGCACTCGTCGCGTTGCTGACCGGCTGCGGCGTGCCCACCGACGACACCCCCCGAACGGTGGTGCCCCCGTGGGGGGTCCGCAGCGCTGCCCCCGTCGACACCACGGCACCGGCCGGCCGTGCGGACGAGACGCTCTGCCTCGTCCGCGACAACCGCATCGTCTCGGTGGTCCGGCACGTCGACCGCCCACCCACGGTCGAGGATCACCTGCGGCATCTACTCGCCGGGCCAGGTACGGCCGAACGCGACAGCGACCTGACCAGCGCGCTGCCGGGAGCGGTCGACGCCACCGGTGCGACAGCGACCGGCACGCAGGCCCGCGTCGCGGTCGACGAACCCGACGACGACGCTGGCCGCAGCGACGAGGTCCTCGCCTTCGGGCAGATCGTCTGCACTCTCACCAGTCGCGACGATGTCACCACCGTGGTGTTCCTGCGCGACGGCAGGCCACTCGCCGTGCCCCGCGCCGACGGTCTGCTGTCCGAACAACCGCTCACCCGCGCCGACTACGCCCCGCTCATCACCCCAGATTGACCAGGCTGAGCCGGACCCGCGCAGTGGCCGCTGTGGTGGTCGAGCTTGCCGCAGAGCGTCCCGGCGAAGGCCTCGGCCATGGCGAGCTGGTCGCGCAGTGCGGTGACGCGGGCGGTGGCGGCGGTCTCGAACATGGCGAGGCGGTCGAGCAGGGCGGCGCGGTCGGCGCCGGTGGCGGTGTCGAGCGCATCGAGGACGGTGAGCAGGTCCCGCATCTCGTCGAGGGTGAACCCGAGGGGCTTCATCCGCTTGACCACGGCGAGCCGGCTGAGGTCAGGCTCGGTGTAGAGGCGGAAGCCGCCCTCGCTGCGCGCGGAGGGGACGATCAGGCCGACTTCCTCGTAGTGGCGGATGGTCCGAATGCTCAACCCGATCCGCTCGGCTGCTTCCCCGATCTGCATCAGGCGGCAGGTAGCCGGGGCGGAGGTGTGCTCCGGCCCGTTCTCCCGGCTGGTGGTGACCATCAGTGGCCAACGCCGAGCTGGCCGGTGAGGGTGTCGTGGATGCGGGCGCTGGGCTTGTTCAGCTCGACGATCTCGACGGTCTTGCCGCGGGTGGCGTACCTGCTGGTGATCGCGTCGAGGGCGGCGACGGACGAGGCATCCCAGACGTGGGCGCGGCTCATGTCGATGACCACGTGCCCGGGGTCGTTCGCGTAGTCGAACTGGCCGACCAGGTCGTTGCTGGAGGCGAAGAACAGCTCACCGTGCACGGAGTAGATCCGGGTGGTGCCGTCCGGGTCGAGGACGCTGGTGACCTCGACCAGGTGGGCGACCCGGCGAGCGAAGATGACCATGGCGGTGAGCACACCGACGACGACGCCGACGGCAAGGTTGTGGGTGGCCAGGGTGGTGGCCACGGTGGCCACCATGACGACAGTTTCGCCGTACGGCATCCGCTTCAACGTCTTCGGCGCGACCGAGTGCCAGTCGAACGTCGACACTGCCACGATGATCATCACGGCGACCAGGGCGACCATCGGAATGACCGCGACCACGTCGCCGAGCGCCACGACCAGGACCAGCAGGAACACGCCGGCCAGGAACGTCGACAGCCGGGTACGGGCGCCGGACGCCTTCACGTTGATCATTGTCTGGCCGATCATGGCGCAGCCACCCATGCCGCCGAAGAAGCCGGTGACCATGTTGGCGACGCCCTGGCCCCAGGACTCACGCGTCTTGTTGGACCGGGTGTCGGTGATGTCGTCGACCAGCTTGGCGGTCATCAGCGACTCCATCAGCCCGACCAGCGCGATCCCCACGGCGTAGGGGGCGATCAGGGTGAGGGTGTGGAGGGTCCACGGAATCTGCGGCAGGCCGAGGGTGGGCAGGCTGTCCGGCAGGGCACCCTCGTCACCGACCGTCGGTACGGCAACCCCGGCGAACACAGTGACCACCGTCAGCACCACGATCGCGACCAGCGGCGCCGGGACGGCCCTGGTGAGTCGCGGCAGGCCGACCATGATCGCCAAGGCCGCCGCGACGAGTGGATAGACCAGCCACGGCACGCCGAGCAGGTGCGGCACCTGGGCAGCGAAGATCAGAATCGCCAGGGCGTTGACGAACCCGACCATGACGCTGCGGGGAATGAAGCGCATCAGCTTCGCCACGCCGAGCACCGCGAGCAGGACCTGGATCGCACCGCCGAGGATCACCGCCGCGATCAGGTAGTCCAGGCCGTGCGCCTTGACCAGGGGTGCGACCACGAGCGCGATGGCGCCGGTGGCTGCCGAGATCATCGCCGGCCGGCCGCCACAGATCGCGATGGTGACCGCCATCGTGAACGAGGCGAACAGCCCCACCCGAGGGTCGACCCCGGCCAGGATCGAGAAGGAGATCGCCTCCGGGATCAGCGCCAGGGCGACGACCAGGCCGGCGAGGACCTCGGTGCGGAACACCTTCGGCGACAGCCAGGACGGGCGGGACAGGCGCGTACGGGAAACTGCGGACAGCACGGAAGACATACGGCCATTTCCACTCAGGGCACGCCGGACGGGCGCGCACAGCCGGTGTCCTGGGTCGGACACCGGCAGCTACTCACGGATCAGCGACGGCCGGCTCGCATCCGGCCCCTGGGCCTCATCGCCCAGGACGCAACAGTTCGCCGAAGGGGTTGCCCACCCTCGACGACCGGCGACGACGCTACTCTTCCGTAACGGGAGAGTTCGCCGGAGGTGGTGATCATCACCTCCGCCCCGGGCTGCCTTGTTCAGTTGCCTGCGGTGCGTCCCGAGTCCGCGGCGCCGCGTCTGATGCGGGTCTGGGCGACGAGGCTGACGAGCGCGAGGAGCACGGTCAGCGCGGTGCAGCAGACGACTGCCGGCACCTCGCCGATCGGGCCGGCGAGCTGCCCCTCGATGACGATGGGTAGCCCGAAGGCGACGTACGACACGACGTAGATTCCGCCGACGGCTCCGGCGCGCTGGTGCGCCGCGAGCGGGATGATGAGGCGCAGGGCTGCGGTGAAGGACGCGCCGAAGCCGACACCGGCGAGTGCCTGCCCGATGATCATGACGGCCAGGCTTTCGACGAACACGCCGCCGATGATGCCGATGGCCCCGACGAGGGACGCGTAGATACCGATGGTCATCGCCCGCCGAGGATCGACGCGGGCGAAGGTCAGTCCGACGACGGTCGATACGGCCGGCGCGATGAACCCGGCCACGCCGTTGAGCAGGCCGCTGTCCAGATGGAAGACGCTGCGAACCATGCTCGGGGCCAGCCCGCCGGAGAGACCTGCGAGCATCCAGACGGCGGCGACCACGGGTGCCGCGGCGGCGAATTCCGCTCGAGCGGCGGGCGGGATGGCGACGCGCGGAACCATCGAGCGCAGCGCACCCGAGGTCCGCGGCGTGGTTTCCGGAGACAGGGCGATGACGACGGCGCCGAGAATCGTGAGGACGACGAGGACGGCGAAGACGATGGAGTTCGCCGCGGGCGTGAGCTGGATGGCGAGGCCCGCCAGCAGGGAGCCGACACTCAGCCCGCCGGTCAGGCCGACACTGCCGAGGATCGTGCCCAGTCTCTTCCTGTTCGGCGGGGCGAGCTCGACGAGCGCCGCGGTGAAGGCGGCCGTCGCCGCGCCGCTGGCCACCCCTTGCACGATGCGGCCGGCGATCACCCACTCGATGTTGGGGGCGACGAGAAACAGCACGTTCGACGCGAGCTGGACGACCAGAGCGCCGATGAGCACCGGGCGCCGGCCGACATGGTCAGACAGCGACCCCAACGTGAGGACGGCGGCGAGGAAGCCGATCGCGTAGACCGCGAACGCCAGCGTGAGCAGCGACGGGGCGAACTCCCACTGCTGCCGATAGACCACCAGCAGGGGCGTCAGCACGCCTGCCGCGAGATACACGCTCGTGAACGCGAGCGCCGTACCCGTGAGCGCCAGTCCGGCCGGGAGAGTGCGCCGCCGGCGGGCCGTGGGCGCGTCGATGGTTGCCTGAGATGAGGACACAGCTGCTCCAGGTAGCGGCCACGCGCGCGAATGCGGCGGCCAAGGAATGGGTGGTGGTGAGGCGGATCCGCCGCCGAGCCGGGCTGTCGTCAGCCGGAATCTCGTTGTCCCGAACGGGACTCAGCGCGGCTCAACGGCCGGATCGCGGTCGTTAGTCGGTGATGACGACGACGCCCGACGGCGCATCCAGCAGTTCCACCGTGCGCTCGGCGGCACGGTCGATCTGGACGCGAGGCTCGGCGGGGATCTGCTGCTCGTTGTAGGTGCCGGGCCCGTAGAACTGTCCGTAGCTGAGCACGACGCCGCCAGCGGCGAGAACGGAACGCTCCAGCTCGGCGACAGCCAGGGCGTCGGGTCCGTCCGGCAACTGCCAGGCGACGGTCTGGGCCAGGATCTTCGGCGATCCGCTCTGCCGTGCCGCCTCGATCAGGTTCTGGTTACCCTCGGTCCGGATCCGGGCGTTCAGCTCCGCATGATCGCCGATCTTCTCCACCTCGTCCGGCAGATCGGTCAGCTCGTTCAGGATGACGTCCGGTCCGAAGTCACGAACGGCCTGGATCAGGGCGGCCCGGTCGAAGACGTCACACAGGATCGGCTCGGCACCGAGCTGCGCCAGCAACTCCATCTTGCTGGACGAGCGCGTCATGCCACCCACCACGTGCCCCGCCTGAACCAGCCGGGGAATGAGCCGCTGCCCGATGACGCCGGACGCGCCGGCAAGAAATACCCTCATGATCTTTTCCCAACTATGTGATTGCGCGGTTTCAGGAATGTGACGCCGTTCCCTGCCACCTCGGCGGCCGGAGGCCCACTGGTCAGATCGAGGACGACCGGGAGACCAGGTGGGTGTCCTCGTACAGGTGCAAGCGCACGATCTTCGCTTCCTCGATGGTCAGATGCATGATCATCGGGGTGGTGAAGCGCTTGCCGCTGCGGGCGAAGGTGTGTGTGGCAGTGGCGACGATGACCGCGTCAGTGCCCTCCACCACGATCCGGTCCACCGCGTACTCACTCTGGCCACGACGGAACGCCGAGCCCATCGTCGTGAAGAACGCCGGCACCTCGGAGGCGCGGGTACGCGGTCCGGTCCAGGGCAGCTCAGCGTCGCCCGGCACGTACCAGTCGATGGTGTCGGCGAAGACGTCCGCGATGCGATCCGGGTCGCCCCCGCCGAGAAGCTGGAGAAAGGCCTCGGCCGTACGGCGGGTGTCGCCCGGTTCGGTGGTCTCTTTGATCATGTTTGACATGGCGCACCTTCGACGTGACCCGAGTTCTTGACCGACCGGTCCACCATACGTCAGTGATGGACCGGTCGGTCAAGAATTGCTATGCTGGTCACATGGCACGACCGCGGAAGTTCGACGAGGAGCAGGTGCTCCGCGCCGTCCGGGACCAGTTCTGGGACGCCGGCTACGCGGCGACCTCGCTCGAGGACCTCATGCGCGTCAGCGGGCTGGGCAAGGGCAGCCTCTACGGCGCCTTCGGCGACAAGCGCCAGCTCTTCCTCCGGGCGCTGCGCAGCTACAACGAGACCAGCTGCGGCTATCTACGGGACATGCTCTCGTCCACGCCCCGCGCTCTGGACGCCCTGCGGGCGTTCCTGGCCGCACCGGTGAACGACCCGGGCGGAGCCGCCGCCCGGCGCGGCTGCCTCATGGCGAACAGCACCTACGAGCTCGCCACCACCGACCCCGACGTTCTGGCCGAGGCGAGGCGCACCTACGAGACGACCACCAGCCTGGTCGCCGAGTGCGTCGCGCGGGCCCAGGACGAAGGTGACATGCCGGGCGATGCCGACCCGATCGAGACGGCACGCGCACTGCTCGTCGCGCAGCAGGGGCTCGTGTTCATGGGCCGCACCGGACTGGACATCGACAAACTCACGGTGACGGCGCACACCCTCACCGCCCAGCTCCTGCCGGGCGCCTGAGATTCCGGGGCGCCGGCCGGGATTTACCGGTCGGGCGTTGTAGCCGCCGTGGGCGTCCAGCACCGCGCCCGTGACGTCCGATGCGGCGGGTTCGCCAGGAAGGCATCGCGCCCGAGGTCCCGCGCCATGCCCAAGGCGTACCGCTCGAACCCATGTCAGCGGCGACGCGGCGTGACCAGTCCCGACTCGTACGCCCACACGACCAGCTGGGCGCGGTCGCGGCAGTGCAGCTTCGTCATCGCCCGGTTGACGTGTGTCTTGGCGGTCAGCGGACTGATCACCATGCCCGAGGCGATCTCGTCGTTGCTGAGCCCCCGGGCGACGAGCTCTACGATCTCCTGTTCGCGGGCGGTCAGCACGTCGCGTCCGGCCGCCGGCTCGGCCGGTGGTGGGCCGGCCACGAACTCGCTGATGAGCGTACGGGTGACAGTCGGGGCGAGCAGCGCGTCGCCGCGAGCCACGACGGCGACGGCCTGCAGCAGGTCGGCGGGGTCGGCGTCCTTGAGCAGGAACCCGCTGGCGCCCGCGCGGAGTGCGGCGAACACGTAGGAGTCGAGCCCGTAGTTGGTGAGCATGAGGACGCGGACCGCGGCGAGGTCCGGATCGGCGGCGATGCGCCGGGTGGCTCCGATGCCGTCGAGTCCGGGCATCTGCACGTCCATCAGCACGACGTCCGGCCGCAGGCTTCGCGCCAGGTGGACCGCCGATGTGCCGTCGGCCGCCTCGCCGACGACCTCCAGGTCGTCCTCGGCGTCGAGCAACGCGCGGAATCCGGCGCGCATCAGCGCCTGGTCGTCGGCGAGCAGGACCCGGATCATGCCAACTCCTCCCTCCGGTCGGAGCCGCCACGATCCGTGGCGGACTGAGCTGGTCGGACCTCGCGCAAGCGCTCGGTCATGTTGGACCGTCCAGGGGGAACGTGGCCCGTACCGCGAAACCGCCGTCGTCGCGCGCGGCGGCCCGCAGGGTGCCGCCCAGTCCGGTCACCCGTTCCCGCATGCCGCGCAGGCCCACGCCCGGTGTGATCGGCCGGACCGGCGACGCCGAGCCGTCATCGGCCACCGAGACGGTCAGCTGCGCCGGGGCGTACTCGATGTGGATCTGCGCGGTGGCGGGGCCGGCGTGGCGGGCCACGTTGGTCAGGGCCTCCTGGACGACGCGGTACCCGGCCTGGTCGACCTCGGCGGGCAGGTCCCGGGGCTGACCGGTGACGGTCACCTGCACCGGTACGCCGGCCGCCCGGGTCCGCTCGGCGAGCTCCTCCACCCGGGCCAGCCCGACGGGGTCTCCGTCGGTGGGTGAGCGCAGGACGTCCAGCGTGGTGCGCAGTTCCCGCATTGCGGCGCTGCTGGCCTCCTGGATCGCCAGCAGCGTGGCCGACGGTTCCTCGCCTTTTTTGCGGGCCAGGTGCACGGCGATCCCGGCCTGCACCTTGATCACCGAGATGCTGTGGGTCAGCGAGTCGTGCAGGTCCCGGGCGATGCGCAGGCGCTCCTCCCCGGCGCGACGCAACGCCATCTCCTCGCGGGTGCGTTCGGCCTCGAACGCCCGCTGCTCGACCTGCTCCAGATACGCCCGGCGCTGCCGCGCGACCAGCCCGGCGACGTTGGCCGCCACGAACCAGCCCAGCAGCAGGGACGTCCGCTCGACGATCAGCTGGCCCGGCCGGTCGGCGGGCGCGACCGAGATGTCGCGGGCCAGGAAGCCCCCGAGGAAGACGAGGCTGGCCAGGGCGGCGGCCGCACGGTGCCCCCGCCAGGCGGTGACGTAGACCGCGCCGAGGACGGGGAACGCGGCGGACACCCCGGGGTGCACCCGCACGTGGAGGGCCAGCATGGCGCCGCTCACCGCGACCAACGCCACCACCGGATAGCGTCGGCACGCCGCCAGGGCCACCGCCATGGCCAGGATCAGGCCGACGTCGACCGCCCGCACCGGTGCGGCGTCCGGCGCGAGCGCGGAGTTGGCGAGCAGGAGGACGCCGAGGGCGAGGCCGCCGAGGGCGTACGGCAGGTCACGGCGCATGATCGAACTGTAGAACGGTCGTTCGCGGGGAACATCCCCCGTTCGCGGTAGATAGGGTGTACCGCGGACGCGGTATCGGCGGGTGGCCAAGTGTCTGCGGCGGCACGACGCTTTCCGGGCCCGCCGCGGCAAGCATCGAGCCCATGACATACCGCTTCTTCACCCCCGCTCCCGCGAAGTCGGCGACCGGGCTCACCGCGGCGGTCTACCGGCAGCTACGGGACGAGTTCCTCGGGCCGGTGCCCACCTTCCAGGCGCTCTCGGTCGTGCCGGAGTTGCTGGCCGCGACCTGGGCGCTGATACGCGAGGCCCTGCTCGCCGGGGACGCGTCCCGGGTCGAACGCGAACTCGTCGCGTCGGCGGTGTCCCGGGCCAACCGCTGCCGGTTCTGCGTCGACGCCCACGTGATGCTGCTGCACGCGCTCAGCGAGCACGAGCTGGCCGAGGTCATCGCACGGGGCGGGACGCCGGCGGAGCCGAGGCACGCCGAACTCGCCGCCTGGGCCGAGGCCAGCCGCAGCCCGAAAGCCGCCGCCTGGACCAGCCCGTACGGCCCGGAGCTCACCGGCACCCTGCTCGCCTTCCACTTCATCAACCGGGGTGTCTCGGCGCTGCTCGACCCGGATCTGCTGCCCGGTGGCCTGCAGCGCTCCCCGGTGGTGCGGTCGGTCGGGGGCCGGCTCTACGCCAGGACGGCGCGGGAGCGGAAGGAGCCCGGTCTCAGCCTCCCGCTCCTCGAGGCCGGCACGACGGTCCCGCCGGCCTGGGCCGGGGACAGCCCGGTCGGCACTGCGTACGCGGCGTTGCGGAACGCGGCCCTGCGCGGCGGAGACCTGCTGGGCGACGTGGCGCGCCAGACCGTCTCGGCCACGGTGCGCTGGGAGGACGGACGGCACCCGGCTCGGCCCTCGGACTGGGCCGTCGACCTGGTCCGGGACGTCCCGGGCGCGGATCGGGTGGGAACACGCATCGCGCTGCTGGCGGCGTTCGCGCCCAGCGCGGTCACCGTCGGCGACGTCGCCCTCTGGCGGCTGTCCCATCCGGACGACGCCGACCTCGTACGGCTGGTCGCGTACGGGGCGATCACGGCCACCGATCACGTCGCCCAGGCACTGGCCTCGGCTCACCTCTAGGAGAGCACCATGCGCAAGGCCTTCGTCGTCGTCACCACTCTGCTGCTCATCGCGTTCGCTGTGCAGTTCGTCTTCGCCGCCGTGGGCGCGTTCACGAAGCCCGCGGGCGACGGCGCGTACGCGCTGCACAGCGTCAACGGGACGGCGGTCATCCCGGTTCTCACCCTGCTCACCATCCTGTTCGCCGCGCTGGCGAGGGCACCGGGCCGGCTCATCGGACTGACGACCCTGCCGCTCGGCCTCGTCGTCGTACAGGCGCTGACCGCCATGCTCGCGAACGGGTCCACCGACGCCGCGAGCGCCAGCACGCCGGTCGGCCTGACCATCGCCGGGCTGCACGCGGTCAACGGAATCATCGCGGTGCACGTCGTGGTCGGCATCCTCCGGGCAGCGCGAACGCTGGCCGACCCCGCGCCGGCGGGCGCCACCCAGGTGACCGTCCGGGAAGGGGAGCCGGCATGACCACCGGCTCGCTGCTCGCGGTCGACCTCGTGATCGCGGTCCTCGCAGCCGCCGCATGGCTGGGCGGCGGCGCCGCGTCGGCCGCCCGGCGCCGCCCACTCGCGCTGGGACTGGCCGCCTTCGCGCTGCTCGCCACGCTCGCCCGCGCGTTCACGATCATCGCGCTCGCCCGTGCCGGCTGGTGGTTCGCGGGGGAGAAGGTCCTCATCGCCGCCCCACTGTCGCTCGCGGCGGTGGTCGTCGCCGGGCCGCGGCTGCTGCGGGCCCCGGGCGACATCCGGTCCGTCGCGGTCCCGCTTCTTTTCGCCGGGTACGCCCAGAGCGGCGCACTGCTCGTGACGCTCCTGTACGGCTATCCGGCGTCGGCGGGCGTGGGACTGCTCGCGGTCGCCGGGGTGGTCGCGGCGACCGCGCTCTCGTGGCGCGTCCTCGGCGCCCGCCCGTCCCGGATGGTGTCCCGGGCGGCCCTGGTGGTGGCGGTCGCGGCGCTGCTGACCGGAACCGGGCTGGCCGTCGCCCCGGGAGCCGCGTCCGGCGTACCCCATGATCATGATTACCCGCTCGCGCGGACCGCCGACGAACCGACCAGGCGGTTCGCTCTGACGGCCGGGACCGCCACGGTGAGCGTGAGTGGCCGTGACGTCGAGGCGTGGGCGTTCAACGCGCAGGTTCCCGGGCCGGAGCTGACCGCCACCGCCGGCGACGTCCTCGAGGTGACGCTGCGCAACCGGGACATCGCGCGGGGCGTCACCCTGCACTGGCACGGGTACGACGTGCCGAACAGTCAGGACGGGGTGCCCGGCGTGACCCAGGCAGCGGTGCTGCCCGGGCAGGAGTTCGTCTACCGGTTCCGCGCCGACCAGGTCGGGACGTACTGGTACCACACGCATGCGGTCTCCGACGTCGGCGTGCGGATGGGCCTCTACGGTGTCCTGGTGGTGCGCCC is part of the Micromonospora cremea genome and encodes:
- a CDS encoding sensor histidine kinase, producing the protein MRRLGLRTRVTAAFAIGALLLAASMALVSYELTRRSLMDERERTALRAAYFDAAVVRAGLDTDTPDVVEVLRSLDTGGSRRPVLHLDGEWYARTADPGTTTAIPTALRRAVASGEPAVQRVRVDGQPALVVGVPLSATATYFEVNSLRELEQTFQVLSLALTTVAIMVAGSGAALGWYATRHGLRPLTAVADAAEKIAAGDFTARLDPATDPDLTRLSSSFNQMVDQLAHRIERDRRFAADVSHELRSPLQTLAAAASVLARRREHQDERTAIAAGLVADEINRFQRLVNDLIDLARSDQPAHRGPVDVVGLARDACRALDLPASLVHLAADAPATWRVERRRIAQILANLLDNAVTYGGGPASVRLSRDGDVGVIEVEDDGPGVSIEDREAIFDRFVRGRAAHTRGAGDGTGLGLALVAQHAAAHRGHATVTDRPGGGARFRVTLPESLP
- a CDS encoding GerMN domain-containing protein; amino-acid sequence: MNHRHVAPLALVALLTGCGVPTDDTPRTVVPPWGVRSAAPVDTTAPAGRADETLCLVRDNRIVSVVRHVDRPPTVEDHLRHLLAGPGTAERDSDLTSALPGAVDATGATATGTQARVAVDEPDDDAGRSDEVLAFGQIVCTLTSRDDVTTVVFLRDGRPLAVPRADGLLSEQPLTRADYAPLITPD
- a CDS encoding MerR family transcriptional regulator codes for the protein MQIGEAAERIGLSIRTIRHYEEVGLIVPSARSEGGFRLYTEPDLSRLAVVKRMKPLGFTLDEMRDLLTVLDALDTATGADRAALLDRLAMFETAATARVTALRDQLAMAEAFAGTLCGKLDHHSGHCAGPAQPGQSGVMSGA
- a CDS encoding SulP family inorganic anion transporter translates to MSSVLSAVSRTRLSRPSWLSPKVFRTEVLAGLVVALALIPEAISFSILAGVDPRVGLFASFTMAVTIAICGGRPAMISAATGAIALVVAPLVKAHGLDYLIAAVILGGAIQVLLAVLGVAKLMRFIPRSVMVGFVNALAILIFAAQVPHLLGVPWLVYPLVAAALAIMVGLPRLTRAVPAPLVAIVVLTVVTVFAGVAVPTVGDEGALPDSLPTLGLPQIPWTLHTLTLIAPYAVGIALVGLMESLMTAKLVDDITDTRSNKTRESWGQGVANMVTGFFGGMGGCAMIGQTMINVKASGARTRLSTFLAGVFLLVLVVALGDVVAVIPMVALVAVMIIVAVSTFDWHSVAPKTLKRMPYGETVVMVATVATTLATHNLAVGVVVGVLTAMVIFARRVAHLVEVTSVLDPDGTTRIYSVHGELFFASSNDLVGQFDYANDPGHVVIDMSRAHVWDASSVAALDAITSRYATRGKTVEIVELNKPSARIHDTLTGQLGVGH
- a CDS encoding MFS transporter; translated protein: MSSSQATIDAPTARRRRTLPAGLALTGTALAFTSVYLAAGVLTPLLVVYRQQWEFAPSLLTLAFAVYAIGFLAAVLTLGSLSDHVGRRPVLIGALVVQLASNVLFLVAPNIEWVIAGRIVQGVASGAATAAFTAALVELAPPNRKRLGTILGSVGLTGGLSVGSLLAGLAIQLTPAANSIVFAVLVVLTILGAVVIALSPETTPRTSGALRSMVPRVAIPPAARAEFAAAAPVVAAVWMLAGLSGGLAPSMVRSVFHLDSGLLNGVAGFIAPAVSTVVGLTFARVDPRRAMTIGIYASLVGAIGIIGGVFVESLAVMIIGQALAGVGFGASFTAALRLIIPLAAHQRAGAVGGIYVVSYVAFGLPIVIEGQLAGPIGEVPAVVCCTALTVLLALVSLVAQTRIRRGAADSGRTAGN
- a CDS encoding NAD-dependent epimerase/dehydratase family protein, translated to MRVFLAGASGVIGQRLIPRLVQAGHVVGGMTRSSSKMELLAQLGAEPILCDVFDRAALIQAVRDFGPDVILNELTDLPDEVEKIGDHAELNARIRTEGNQNLIEAARQSGSPKILAQTVAWQLPDGPDALAVAELERSVLAAGGVVLSYGQFYGPGTYNEQQIPAEPRVQIDRAAERTVELLDAPSGVVVITD
- a CDS encoding nuclear transport factor 2 family protein, with protein sequence MSNMIKETTEPGDTRRTAEAFLQLLGGGDPDRIADVFADTIDWYVPGDAELPWTGPRTRASEVPAFFTTMGSAFRRGQSEYAVDRIVVEGTDAVIVATATHTFARSGKRFTTPMIMHLTIEEAKIVRLHLYEDTHLVSRSSSI
- a CDS encoding TetR/AcrR family transcriptional regulator; the protein is MARPRKFDEEQVLRAVRDQFWDAGYAATSLEDLMRVSGLGKGSLYGAFGDKRQLFLRALRSYNETSCGYLRDMLSSTPRALDALRAFLAAPVNDPGGAAARRGCLMANSTYELATTDPDVLAEARRTYETTTSLVAECVARAQDEGDMPGDADPIETARALLVAQQGLVFMGRTGLDIDKLTVTAHTLTAQLLPGA
- a CDS encoding response regulator; its protein translation is MIRVLLADDQALMRAGFRALLDAEDDLEVVGEAADGTSAVHLARSLRPDVVLMDVQMPGLDGIGATRRIAADPDLAAVRVLMLTNYGLDSYVFAALRAGASGFLLKDADPADLLQAVAVVARGDALLAPTVTRTLISEFVAGPPPAEPAAGRDVLTAREQEIVELVARGLSNDEIASGMVISPLTAKTHVNRAMTKLHCRDRAQLVVWAYESGLVTPRRR
- a CDS encoding sensor histidine kinase, which gives rise to MRRDLPYALGGLALGVLLLANSALAPDAAPVRAVDVGLILAMAVALAACRRYPVVALVAVSGAMLALHVRVHPGVSAAFPVLGAVYVTAWRGHRAAAALASLVFLGGFLARDISVAPADRPGQLIVERTSLLLGWFVAANVAGLVARQRRAYLEQVEQRAFEAERTREEMALRRAGEERLRIARDLHDSLTHSISVIKVQAGIAVHLARKKGEEPSATLLAIQEASSAAMRELRTTLDVLRSPTDGDPVGLARVEELAERTRAAGVPVQVTVTGQPRDLPAEVDQAGYRVVQEALTNVARHAGPATAQIHIEYAPAQLTVSVADDGSASPVRPITPGVGLRGMRERVTGLGGTLRAAARDDGGFAVRATFPLDGPT
- a CDS encoding carboxymuconolactone decarboxylase family protein, whose product is MTYRFFTPAPAKSATGLTAAVYRQLRDEFLGPVPTFQALSVVPELLAATWALIREALLAGDASRVERELVASAVSRANRCRFCVDAHVMLLHALSEHELAEVIARGGTPAEPRHAELAAWAEASRSPKAAAWTSPYGPELTGTLLAFHFINRGVSALLDPDLLPGGLQRSPVVRSVGGRLYARTARERKEPGLSLPLLEAGTTVPPAWAGDSPVGTAYAALRNAALRGGDLLGDVARQTVSATVRWEDGRHPARPSDWAVDLVRDVPGADRVGTRIALLAAFAPSAVTVGDVALWRLSHPDDADLVRLVAYGAITATDHVAQALASAHL